One window of the Meriones unguiculatus strain TT.TT164.6M chromosome 13 unlocalized genomic scaffold, Bangor_MerUng_6.1 Chr13_unordered_Scaffold_28, whole genome shotgun sequence genome contains the following:
- the LOC132650641 gene encoding vomeronasal type-2 receptor 26-like codes for MEFPLFTCGYKGETNTYIEADVNLATFIPISIPLDLSQYLHILFDRKPTLLWKFDLVTWRNYQYLLTLYFAIEEINKDSNLLPNMTLGSHIYNAFNSNKITLEDPLIWLSGRSEYIPNYKCNTQYKPLGIISGNKPEFSAAIATLSELYNVPQATLKKCIASISTHYYKQKMPGEHKSQQ; via the exons ATGGAGTTTCCTCTGTTCACTTGTGGTTATAAAGGAGAGACCAACACCTACATAGAGGCAGATGTTAACCTcgctacatttattcccatttccatcccacttgatctatCACAATACCTCCATATCCTTTTTGACAGAAAACCAACTCTACTATGGAAGTTcgacct agtgacttggagaaactatcaatatttgctgaccttatactttgccattgaagagataaataaggactcaaacctgcttcccaatatgaccttgggttcccacatctacaatgcttttaattctaacaaaataacCTTGGAGGACCCTCTGatatggctgtctggaaggagtgagtatatccctaattacaagtgcaacactcaatacaaacctctaggaatcatttcaggaaacaagccggaattttctgctgcaattgcaacactttcagagctctacaatgtcccacaa gctacactgaagaaatgcatagcATCTATCAGCACacattactacaaacagaaaatgcctggtgagcacaagagtcagcaataa